Genomic segment of Ignavibacteriales bacterium:
TATTGGGTTACCGTCTGCTAGGCTAACTACACTCAGAAATATTATTTTACAAAAACTTCAATGGCGCCGGGAAGGCATTCAACTTCTATCGGTGTGCTTCCCATTAATTGTCCGTCGGGAGTTAACAATTTTGGCGTGTCGGTTTCTATTTTCAAATGTCTTGCCCGGAACGTTTCTACTTCTTTCATGTAAACGTGTGTCCCTTTGAAAATCTTGGGAAGACACTGCATTACTTTTGCGCGGCTTAGTTTGTTAAGAAGAGTCACATCTAGAAGTCCGTCATCCAGCTTTGCCAAAGGCGCCATAAGAAAATCTTTTCCTGTATATCTTGTATTGGAAATTTCTACAAACACATTTTTGCGTTCAATCATTTTCCCGTCAGCTTCAATTTTCAGATTATATGCTTTTAATGCTGCCGTCTGATAGAAAACTCCCAATACGTATGAAAGATCGCCGAACATTTTCAGCTTTTGTGCGGTGCCTGCAATATCCGTAACAAAACCAAATCCAAGAATATTTATGAAATAATACTTTATCCCTTCGGTTGTAAACGCGCCGACATCGATTTTTTTTGTCCTGCCGGATAAAATTGCATCTATCGATTCTTCCCATCTTTCGGGGATAAGATCGAGATCGCGCGCAAATGCATTTCCCCTTCCAATTGGGATTGCACCGAAAGGAATTCTTTTCTTAGAAGAATTTGCAAAGTATCCGTTAAGCGCTTCGAAAATTGTTCCGTCCCCACCTGAAGCAATTATACCGTCATACTTTTCAAAATCAATATTTTTTATTATCTCCGTTCCGTGTCCGGCATACTCGGTTTGAACAGAATCGTGTAATATATTTTTCTTTTTCAATAATTGTTCAATTAGAGGATAATATTTAACTCCGTTCTTATGTCCCGCTGCTGGATTGTTGAGATAGAATATTTTCATAATATATTATAACTTCTATTTATTGATGATTAATTGGATTTGAAATTAATAGATAGTTGGTTGGCATTCAAGACTTTGAAAATAAAAAAGGTCAAGTTAGCCCCGGCCTTGACTTAAAATTCCCTTTTTGTATATCAATCCGTATAATGCTTTATCACTTTTACAACATGTTCTTCACAAACTTTGCAAAATGGTTTCATTCCTTTAGTAAACATTAAACAATCGATCATCGATCTATAAACTCCTTTAGCAGAATATCCTGCGCCTTCAAAGACACCAACTTTACCACAATATTTACTGCTCATTAAATATTTATCTATCTCATCACTGTGAGATTTATCTTTTATGTTGTATTCGTTTTGAGCTGCATTAATTTCTCTTTGCTGAGCTCTTGCTAGTTTTAGCTCTGCGATATGTTTATTCATTTCTCTTCGTTCCTTCTGCCAAGCATAATCCATTTTATCATAATTCTCTTTTTCCCATGGAGTTGGTAATTTAATACCTGATGTAATAAGATCTTTCCATTTTAAATTACTTTTATCAAGCATACGAGTAATGTTCGGCTCAACAGGTTCTTGTCCTTCGGGATAAAATTCATTGTAGGCTACATCAGAAGTATAATACTCATCTGCCAATCCGCCGAACGAATGGCCAAACTCATGCAGAAAAATGTACGGACTAAATTGATTATCGCTGGTAAATGTGCAGTAGAAATTATATATCCCGCCGCCGCCGTAACGCTCGCTGTTGCACATAATATATATTGCATCGTAAGGAACATGTGCTGCGAGATCATGCAGGGTTTTGTTGTCTTCCGTTAAAACATATCTTTCTGAACCAAGAGAATAGAACCTTGTGTTTAGTGTTGTGTTTTTATATATGTTTGCGCCCGGTTCGTCAATTCCGCTTTCTTGTGATGCTTTGAACACACCATAAATATTAAACTTGTCTTTGTTCGATTTGAATGGTTCATGACCTAAGAAAAGATTCGTGTAGTGTTTCAAATCTTTTTCGAATTTTTTCTGTTCTAATGCTGTGTATCCTTCAGCAAGAATTGCTACATCAACGTTATTGTGCGGATCTCCGCTATAATGACTTTTAAGAACTTTTACTGATTTGTCAATCAAAGCATCTTTAATAATGTAAAGATCCGCCGGATTAATTTCTGTTGAGAATACTTCGTTAAGATTGTTTTGTCTGTCACGTTTCTCCAAAACAAATTTAATTTTGTTTTTAGGAAATGGAATTATCGCGCTTTCTTGATACGTCCGCTTTATTCCTTTCGATGCTTCATCGCTCGTTTGATATTCCTTAAAGTAGCTGTCGAATCCGCGTGAGAAAATTAATTTGCCGCTTGCTGTATCATATACTTTGTAGTAATATGCGCCGTTGTTAAAATTATCGATCAAATTTTTTAAGCTGCCCGCCCAGGTCCCGTATTGATAAACTTGATCAAGCGTAACAATCTCACTGTTTGCATCGCCAACATGGAAGTAATCAATCCTCATCGTTTGATCTGTGAAATAGTCGTCGAAGTTGATTGTTTGTGCTTTTAGGATTACCGAAAAAAGAAATAGCACAATTAGTTTTGACGTTTTCATAATTATCCTGAATTGTTTCTCAGTAAAAATAATAAATAGCATACGGATTTGCTTCGCTCATATGCAGAATCAACAGATTTCACAGATGAATCGGTTATAATCATTATCTCCGTGTGTAATTTATTTACCTATGCAAAGTGCGGTTGAAATCTTTATCTTCGTTATATAATTAACAATCGAATAATGAAACGATCAAATAATATATTACTAACTTTACTCGTGTTCACCTCAATATCGCTTGCCCAAAATGAAGGCGGGTTTAAGATTGCTCGCTTAAAATATAATGGCGGGAGCGATTGGTATAATGATCCTTCGGAAGAAGTTAATTTACTTAAGTTCGTTGCACAAAATACAAACATCAAAACAAATCCTGTATATGAATTTGTTGATCTGACAAGTGGAAATATTTTTGATAATCCGTTTTTGTTTATGACCGGACACGGCAACATTGTTTTTTCTGATCCGGAAGCAAAAAAATTACGGAGTTATTTAGAGAACGGCGGCTTTCTTTATGTTGATGATGATTACGGATTGAACAAGGCGTTCCGAAGAGAGATAAAAAAAATTTTCCCGGAAAAAGATTTAATGGAACTTCCATTCAGTTATGGATTGTATCATTGCTTTTATGATTTTAATGCGGGAGTACCTAAAACACATGAACATGATGGAAAACCGCCACAAGGTTTTGGGATTTTTGTTAACGGCAGATTGTGTTTGTATTACACATACGAAAGCAATCCGAGCGACGGATGGGCTGATCCTGAAGTACATAAAGATCCTCATGCAAAAAGAGAAGAGGCGTTGAAATTTGGGACAAACATTGTTGTTTGGGCGCTTACGAACTAATTTTTTTACGTAATGATTTTAATAAGAAAATGAATGAATAGTTATTTTATAGAAATACAAAAAAAACTCCGCTCTGTTGTTGAGCACGAGAAACGAAGAGATGGATTGAGAAAACTATTTATCTCATTAACAATTCTATGCGTTTTATTTCTCACACTCGTTCTTTTGGAAGCTGTAGGAAACTTGAGTTCGGACATACGTACAATTCTGTTTTATTCATTTCTTATTATTGTCGTACTTACGATTGGATTGTATGTTGCGTTCCCTTTCATAAAAGATTTTATTTATTACGTTCATCCGGATTATGTAGAAACTGCTAGCAAGGTGGGTACCCATTATCCTGATATTAAAGATGAGCTTGCAAATGCAGTCCAATTGATAAATGAAAACAATATCAATTATTCAAATCAACTTGTTGATGCGGCTTTTAAAAATGTTTATTCCAAAACCGAAAAGTTAAATTTTAATGCGATTGTTGATTTTACTTCCATAAAAAGATTATGGAAACTTTACATTACAACATTTATTGCAACTATTGTTTTAGTCTTTTTTGTTCCCTCTTTTCGTTCGGCGGCATTTCGTTTTCTTAATTACAATAAAAATTATACGCCACCGCCAAAATTTGTTTTTGAAATCGTTCCAGGAAACAAAGAGATTACAAAGGGCGATAATATTACAATAACAATTAAAGCCGTCGGCGAGCAGCCGAAAGACATTTTTCTGTTGGAAAAATCCGAAGAACAAACTGAGTTCTTGGAAAGAACATTATCCCCTGATTCACTGGGAATATTTACTTATTACATTAATAATGTAAAAAGTTCTTTAGAATATTTCGCTACAGCCGAAAATATTACCAGCGAGAAATACAAAATTTCTATTATTAACCGTCCTGTGATTTCGAATATTGAATTAATAATTATTCCTCCCGCTTACACCCGTTTACCGGAACAAACACAAAAAGATAACGGAAACATAACCGCTTTGATTGGAAGTAAAATAAAATTGACAACGAGCTCATCACGCGAACTTTCAAGTGCGATTGTAATGTTTAGCGACAGCACATCAAAAAGGATGGGCATTATTTCAACAAAAGCATCGGTTGATTTCATTGTTACCAAAGAAACCGACTATTATATGCTTATCGCAGATGCTCAGGGTTACTCAAACATAAATCCAATTACTTATTCAATAAAAACTTTGGCTGATGAAAATCCGTCCATCGAAATGATTTCTCCAAATGAAAATATAAAACTTGGAAATCAAAATAAGATCTCCATTGTTTCTAAGATCAGCGACGATTATGGATTTAGCAAAATGAATTTGAGCTTCCGGCTATCGGTATCAAAGTATCGCACTACAAATAAGGAGTTTACGCAAGTTCCGATAACAATCTCTAATCAGCAAAAAGAAGAAGAGATTTATTTTGTTTGGGATCTTGCACCGTTAGTCCTTGCAGAAGGAGAAGTTCTCTCCTATTATTTAGAAATTTTTGATAACGATACCTTTGGCGGACCGAAATCAACAAAGACAAAACAATTCACGATCGCGGTTCCTTCTCTTAATGAGCTATATTCCAAGTCAGAGGATAAACAAAAAGAATCTGAAAAAGATTTATCACAAACACTTAAAGATGCAGAACAGCTCAAACAAGAAATGCAAAAGCTAAGCGACGATCTCAAGCAAAACTCGAAAGAAATTTCATGGCAGGAAAAAGAAAGAATTGAATCCGCTGTTGAGAAATTTAAGGATATAACAAAAAAAATCAGCGATGTTTCCCAAAAACTATCTGAAATGAAAAATGATCTCGCAAAGAACAATCTCCTTTCTGAAGAAACATTGCAGAAATATAACGAGCTCCAGGAGTTGCTGGAAAAAATGAGCAGTGAAGAAATGAAAGAAGCATTTAAGCGTTTACAAGATTCTCTTAAAAGCTTGAACCGCGATAATGTGCAAATGTCTATGGAAGAAATGAAGGCAAACGAAGAATATATAAAGAAAAGTATTGAGCGCACTCTTAATCTTCTTAAAAGAATTCAAATAGAGCAAAAGATTGACGAAATTATTAAGCGCACCGATGAACTTACACAGAGAATCGATGAATTAAAAAGTAAGACCGAGCAATCAAACCTTTCCGATAAAATAAAGCGTGACGAATTGTCTAAACGCCAACAGGATGTAACGAGTGATCTGAAAAAACTTAACGAAGAAATAAATAAACTTGGCGAAAAGATGAACGGGCTTTCTGATATGCCAAAGGATCAACTTGATAAACTTCAGAAAGAGTTTGATAAACAGAACAATGAAAAACTCTCGGACGAGACGGCAAAAGACTTACAACAAATGCAAAAATCCGAAGCTATGCAGAACCAGTTACAACTTTCTCAAAACATGAAGAACACGGGAAAACAAATGCAAGGCTTACAATCTGCAATGCAGCAGATGAACCAGATGAAAACGTTTTATGATATGATGAAAATATTAGATGATCTTTTAACCCTTTCCAAAGATCAGGAAAGCTTAAAGAATAATACAGAGCAGCTTAGTCCATACTCAAAGGGGTTTTCTAAAAACTCCCGCGATCAAAGCGAGATACAAAACAATCTTGGAAAAATATTGCAGAAGATGCGCGACCTTTCTCAAAAAACTTTTGCAATTACTCCCGAGATGGGTAAAGCTCTCGGAAAAGCATTGACTAATATGCAGCAATCAATAAATGCTATGCAAAACCAGCAGGGACCTCCGGCAGCACAAATGCAAAAAAATGCAATGGCTTCGCTAAACGAAGCCGCAAGCTTGATGAAAGGCGCAATGGATCAAATGATGAGTGGCGGCGGACAGGGCGGCGGTATGATGAGTTTAATGCAGCAACTGCAGCAGCTTTCGCAACAGCAGATGAATTTAAATCAATTGACTCAGATGATGAATCAAGGACAAATGACTCAGGAGATGATGGCGCAAATGCAGAACCTTGCTCAGCAGCAGGAATCAATTCGCAAATCGCTTGAACAATTGAACCAAGAAGCAAAAGAAGCCGGACAATCGAAACGCCTTGCTTCAAATCTTGAAAAGATCTTAAGTGAGATGGAAGAGGTTGTAACAAATCTTAAATCTGAAAAAGTGAATGACGATCTTGTGAAACAGCAGGAAAAGATTTTATCAAAATTACTTGACGCACAGACTTCCATGAACGAGCGCGATTATGAGAAGGATAGAAAATCTGCCGCCGGAAAAGACTATAACCGCAATTCACCGCCCGATTTGATTCTTAACACTGACGAAGGGAAGAACAAACTTAAAGACGAGCTAATGAAAGCAATTCGCGAAGGATATAAGAAAGATTACGAAGATTTGATTAGAAAATATTTTGAGGCGCTGGAAAAGGCGAGAAGTGAGAAGTGAGGGTCTAATCTGTTGACAAAATTATTTTGCTTTGCATAGTACAAAAAATTAAACCCTCGCATTAAAGTGTTAAAATTATTTTTGTTCCGGCTGAGTATCGGGAACAGCATTTTTTACAAACTCCTCTCCGGGTCCTGCTTTACCAAGTGTGAATTTTTCGTAGAACTCTTTACCTAAATTCAGCATAAATGCTGTACCTCCAATAAAATACTGCATTTCTTCTTCTGCCGAAGCAACAAAAACCATAACAACACTTACTTTATTATTCAACTCATCATAAAGCGAAGTTGCCTTTCCATCGAGTTTTTTAAGTTCAACATTTGGAATGGGCTGACCTAAATATTTATACCAATAATTTTTGCTGGCACCAAAGTCTATGGTAATTGTATTTCTGTCTTTCTTCTTATCAGCATTCTCTTTCCCCAAGTCTGTCTGCCAACCGATGGCTTCGTCTGGCTTTTCGGAATCAATTGTTATTAATTCTTTGCCGTTAATATTCAATAACAATTCTTCAACAATACGCGCCATTTTGTCGTAATCCATAGTTATCACTTGAGAGAATGCCCGTACTCTTTTTTGCCTGTCTACAATTAAGAGCGTATTAAGATTCGCGTTCAGTTCAAGCATAGAATCAGCCTTCGATTCGAATTTCTTTCCACTAACGCTTTTGCCAAACAATGAAATATCCAGGGTTTTCTGATCTTTGAGTTTTTTGTAGGTGGGATCAATAACATAATTATAATTTAAGTCCAGCCGCATTTTCTCTTTGAAAAATTCATTGAACATTTTGTTGGCTGATTCAACATTTTCTGATAACGCAACCCCAAAGACATTTAACTTCGGAATCGGGTTGCTGCTGTACCGTTCCATTTGTGCGCTTGAATTAAGCACAAGTGCAAATAAAATCAGTGTTGTTGTTAAGATTCTCTTTTTCATTTTCTCTCCGACGGTTTATTTTTATCTATCCCCCAAAAGAATTGCCGATTGAAAAATGCTGTAGCTCTATATTCTTATTATCTGAACAAAAATACTTATTGCATTATGCTGACAAACATCAAAAAAGTCAACAAATTATATATTTAATGTTTTTAGAGAAGCATAAGAACGTTTTGTTAAGCAGCTGAAAAAATAAAAGGGGTGGGGAAAAATAATTAGAGATTATCAAGACACAAATGAGTTCGTTATGAAAAAAAGAACAGCAATCTCAAGCGCTTGATTACTTTCATTCGGCAAATAAAAGTGTTTATAAATAAGGAGTACCCAAAAAATATCTTGAACTGCTGGAAAAGGTGAGAGGTAAGAAGTGAGAAGCAAGATGAAAATCCCCTTTTGTGGCTTAGAGGCTAACCTTTCTGCTTGATTGAAATGCTAACAGATGTTAGATTGAATCAAAATTTAAAACGTTAATAAGGTTTGGAGTCTAAAATGAAATTCTGGCTAGTTTTAGTTTTTTTATTTTTGCTTTCATCAACGGCAACTTTTCTTTCACAAACATCTTCACTAACTCAGCAACAAAAATCCTGGCTTGAAAAAGCTAACCGTCATGAAAAGAACGGATGGATATATATCCACATCGAAGGTGCGCCAAGAGAACGCGGATTTCAACATGGCTACTTAATTGCAAACGAAATCAAAGAATCATTATATAAGCTGAGTATTAAATGGAAATATCAGAGCGCGATGGAGTGGCAATGGCTTGTTCAAAAAGCTGGAGTAATTCTAACAAAAAAAATTGATGAAGAAAATCTTGCCGAGATTGACGGAATGGTAGAAGGAATGGAAGCCGCCGGTATATCAACAACGCGCGATGAGCTTGTTGCTCTTAACGGTTACATGGAATTAATGTGGTATTGGTGGCCTACAGTAAAAGATTCGTTCAATACAAATTCACCCCCACCAAAAAAGGAAGCGTGCAGTTCTTTCATTGCAACCGGTAGCATGACTGCTGACGGAAAAATTGTGCTTGGACATAATTCAATGGTCGGTTACGAAGATCCTTTCTGCAATATTATTCTGGATATTCTTCCGGAGAAAGGGCACAGGATTTTGATGCAGGCGTTCACGGGTTTCATTCACAGTGGGACAGATTTTTTTATAACCGATGCCGGACTTGTCGGCTCTGAAACAACTATCGTCGGGTTTTATCCATTCGATCCGAACGGCGCGCCGGAATTTTCACGTATGCGTCACGCAACTCAGTATGCTAACTCAATTGATGAATGGTGCGAGATGATGAAGAAAGATAATAACGGCGGATATGCAAACGCATGGCTGTTGGGCGATATCAACACAAATGAAATTGCGCGTCTTGAACTTGGATTGAAACAAGTCGGGTTTGAGAAAAAGAAAGACGGATTTTTTATTGGATCAAATATTGCTGAAGATTTAAAACTCTTACGCTTCGAAACTAAAAGTGAAGATACGAATATTAAAAATTCTAATATCGCACGCAGAGTTAGATGGAAACAATTGATGAAAGAGAACGCAGGCAAAATAAATCTTGAGCTTGCAAAAGGTTTTGAATCCGATCATTACGATCCATATTTAAAATCAAATACTCCAAGTCAGCGTATGCTTTGTGCACACTGGGAGCTGGATCCGCAATTATACAATACCGGTATTCCTTTTTCTCCCGAAGGAACACTTGATGGAAAAGTAGTTGATGCGACAATGGCCAAAGAAATGTCATTTGTTGCGAGATGGGGAGCTGCATGTGGTACTTCGTTCGATGCAAAGAAATTTTTAGAAGAACATCCGCAATACGATTGGATGAATGAGATTTTGAAAGATCGTCCTTCACAACCATGGACGGTTTTCTATGCAGGAGAAAAATAAAATAAGAGTAGAGACGCATGGCAATGCATCTCTACTCTTACAAAATTATTCCCATCTCAAATATCTTGAATCGCCAAGTAGTTCTTGAATTCTACGCTGTACAATTTCATTTTTATTTTGCTTGCGTGCCTGGAGTGATTCCTTTATTAACTTTGATTATTTTGATTCTCATAAATAATTAGATGTTTACAATTGCGATGGTATTTTATGAAAAAGCTGCTCTTCCTTTTTTTCTTAAGCACTATTCTATCAGCCAAGCCTTATGAACCTACTCAAATCGATCTGCAAATAATCTCCCACACATTTAATGAGGAGTTTGATCAAGCTAAAAAATTATCTCAAGAACAAATCAAACTTAATCCCAACTCGCCTAAGTATTATTATTATTTAATTAACACAAAGATATTAGAGTACTATCAAAGAGTTGCGGAACTTGACCCGGAAAAACGTGATGAGGGAAGAAAATTTCTGAACAAAGAAATAATTGATTACTGTGAAAGCATTATTGATAAGTTTGACAATGACAAATTAAATACCGAGAACAAATTTTATTACGGAACTATCTATGCATATCTTGGGCGTATTTATGGAATAGATGGTTCGTGGTGGAGTGCATTCAAAAGCGGATTGAAATCAAAGAATATTATGGAAGATGTTTTAAAATCCGATCCTCAATTTTATGATGCGTATTTGGTTCTTGGAATGCTGAATTATTATGCCGACCGCTTAAGCGGAATTACAAGTTTTGTTGCCGGAATTTTGGGTTTCTCCGGTGATAGAGAAAAAGGATTGACCCAGCTTCACACAGCATATGAAAAAGGTAAATTAACTTTCGGGCAATCCGCTCTAACATTAATTGAGGTATATGCAAGTTTAGAAGGAAATGAGTATGCTTCTCTAAATTATTTTGAAAGTTTTTTGAATCGCTTTCCCAAAAACAAACGGACTCTTAATGCTTACTGCCAGATATTAATGAACATCGGCGATCTTAAAAAAGTAGAAATAATAATTAAGAACGACAAGCAAGCTCTTGTTGATAATTATGCAAGGGCGCGTCTCCGTGACCTCAAAGGCAATTCTCAACTTGCAATTCAATGCGGAGAGCAAGCTTTAGAAAATGAAAATAAATTATATCGAGGTGGTGGCGCCGCTTCTCGCTATATTATAGTTTTTAATAGCTGGCTGACCGGAGATAATTCAAAAGTAAAAAAATATGAAACAACTTTAAATGACCGTTACAAAGAATTATTTGCGGTTATCAAGAATAACGAGAAGGAGAGTAGGTGGCTTCACGACCTTTCGGTTCAAATCGCTGCGGATAAATCAGTGGCTGACATTGAAACTTTAATTAAATCAAAACCGAATTTTAGTAAAGCAAAAGGATTTGAAGATCAGTTTAATTTATTGCTGGGTGCATTTTATTTTGAGAGGGGTGTATTCGATAAAGCTGAGCAATATTTTAAAAAATCAATTAATGCCGCTGACAATCGTGATAAATATTCTGCAGTTAAAAATTTAATGGAAATTTATTCTCGACAGAATGTTGACAAATCAAAAGTGAAAACTTTGCTGGATGTTATTGATGATTTGGATAATGATAGACTTAAATACAGGGCTAAGGATCTGGAGAAAAAATATAACTTATAATCTATCTATTTTTACAATCAATGAAATAATTTTAAAAGAATTTCTTTTTTAATAATATGTTTTCCTTCAAAAAGTATCAAAGAATATTTAATATTATTTTTCCCCAGGCGCTGTTCTTGTTCTTTAATTTGTTCGACAGAAATAAATTCGTCTTTATCACCGACCACAATGGTTAACTGTATCGAATTAAATAATTCTTTCGATAATTCAAGATCAACATCTGGAGGCACTCCTCCACCCCAAAGTATTAATCGGTCTATTTTTGATTTACCTTTTGCAATCCACCTACAAGCAGCTACCGTTCCTTGAGAAAATCCAAGAACTGTTATTTTGGTTTTTAATAACAAACCGAAATTGATTACGTCGTCGTATACAATGTCTAAATAATTAACATAATCTTTAATTTCATTTTCGCGATCCTCTTTTGTCATCCAAGTAGAGCCGACTTTTCCGCTGAATCCTTTAATATAAAATCTATTTAATGCTTCGGGGGCAATAATCAATGTAGTTTCATTTATTATCGGTTCAAAAAATTTAATAAAGTATTCTGCAAGCTGCCCGTAACCATGCAAAACTATTAAAACTGATTTTATTTTCTCTGAAGGTTTGCCAATTAGAAAATATCGTGCGGTTTTTTGTGTTGTAATATTTTTTGTGATTAGGTTCATTTAATTTTATTGAAGTCCGCTAGAAGATGTCTCCCTCTTGCTTTAATTGCCGGGGCACCGGTTAGCATTTGCTTTTCAATCTCCATACGTACACTTTTCAAATATTTCCTTTCCTTCATCGCGTGCGTTGCAAGTGATTGCATGCATGCAACTTTAACTATTATGCTGTCCGATGTGTTTAGCCATTTATACAATGCGTTAAATGCTTTTACTAATTCTTTTGGCGTAAGTTTTAAATAACCGATCATTAAAGCAATGTGCCATATAACTTCTTTCTGTTCAAACTTATTTAAGTTTTTTAGAATTATAGATTTTTTCTTTTGAATCATTTTCGGAAATCTTACTGCGACTTTTTCAACTGCGTCGGCACATCTTGCACGCACAACTTTATCGCTGTTAAATATTCCCTCAAAGACTTCGTCAAATAAAATTGGATCACTTGTTACAAGCTGAACAACTTCGTTTGATTTTCCTATTGAGCGGAGATCGTTGCCCGTAAGCAGATCATAAATCGTGGGCATTTATTTAAGTTCCAATATTTCTATTTCATCGCCAACTTTTAA
This window contains:
- a CDS encoding diacylglycerol kinase family lipid kinase, encoding MKIFYLNNPAAGHKNGVKYYPLIEQLLKKKNILHDSVQTEYAGHGTEIIKNIDFEKYDGIIASGGDGTIFEALNGYFANSSKKRIPFGAIPIGRGNAFARDLDLIPERWEESIDAILSGRTKKIDVGAFTTEGIKYYFINILGFGFVTDIAGTAQKLKMFGDLSYVLGVFYQTAALKAYNLKIEADGKMIERKNVFVEISNTRYTGKDFLMAPLAKLDDGLLDVTLLNKLSRAKVMQCLPKIFKGTHVYMKEVETFRARHLKIETDTPKLLTPDGQLMGSTPIEVECLPGAIEVFVK
- a CDS encoding M64 family metallo-endopeptidase produces the protein MKTSKLIVLFLFSVILKAQTINFDDYFTDQTMRIDYFHVGDANSEIVTLDQVYQYGTWAGSLKNLIDNFNNGAYYYKVYDTASGKLIFSRGFDSYFKEYQTSDEASKGIKRTYQESAIIPFPKNKIKFVLEKRDRQNNLNEVFSTEINPADLYIIKDALIDKSVKVLKSHYSGDPHNNVDVAILAEGYTALEQKKFEKDLKHYTNLFLGHEPFKSNKDKFNIYGVFKASQESGIDEPGANIYKNTTLNTRFYSLGSERYVLTEDNKTLHDLAAHVPYDAIYIMCNSERYGGGGIYNFYCTFTSDNQFSPYIFLHEFGHSFGGLADEYYTSDVAYNEFYPEGQEPVEPNITRMLDKSNLKWKDLITSGIKLPTPWEKENYDKMDYAWQKERREMNKHIAELKLARAQQREINAAQNEYNIKDKSHSDEIDKYLMSSKYCGKVGVFEGAGYSAKGVYRSMIDCLMFTKGMKPFCKVCEEHVVKVIKHYTD
- a CDS encoding DUF4159 domain-containing protein, whose protein sequence is MKRSNNILLTLLVFTSISLAQNEGGFKIARLKYNGGSDWYNDPSEEVNLLKFVAQNTNIKTNPVYEFVDLTSGNIFDNPFLFMTGHGNIVFSDPEAKKLRSYLENGGFLYVDDDYGLNKAFRREIKKIFPEKDLMELPFSYGLYHCFYDFNAGVPKTHEHDGKPPQGFGIFVNGRLCLYYTYESNPSDGWADPEVHKDPHAKREEALKFGTNIVVWALTN
- a CDS encoding C45 family autoproteolytic acyltransferase/hydrolase is translated as MKFWLVLVFLFLLSSTATFLSQTSSLTQQQKSWLEKANRHEKNGWIYIHIEGAPRERGFQHGYLIANEIKESLYKLSIKWKYQSAMEWQWLVQKAGVILTKKIDEENLAEIDGMVEGMEAAGISTTRDELVALNGYMELMWYWWPTVKDSFNTNSPPPKKEACSSFIATGSMTADGKIVLGHNSMVGYEDPFCNIILDILPEKGHRILMQAFTGFIHSGTDFFITDAGLVGSETTIVGFYPFDPNGAPEFSRMRHATQYANSIDEWCEMMKKDNNGGYANAWLLGDINTNEIARLELGLKQVGFEKKKDGFFIGSNIAEDLKLLRFETKSEDTNIKNSNIARRVRWKQLMKENAGKINLELAKGFESDHYDPYLKSNTPSQRMLCAHWELDPQLYNTGIPFSPEGTLDGKVVDATMAKEMSFVARWGAACGTSFDAKKFLEEHPQYDWMNEILKDRPSQPWTVFYAGEK
- a CDS encoding dienelactone hydrolase family protein, with translation MNLITKNITTQKTARYFLIGKPSEKIKSVLIVLHGYGQLAEYFIKFFEPIINETTLIIAPEALNRFYIKGFSGKVGSTWMTKEDRENEIKDYVNYLDIVYDDVINFGLLLKTKITVLGFSQGTVAACRWIAKGKSKIDRLILWGGGVPPDVDLELSKELFNSIQLTIVVGDKDEFISVEQIKEQEQRLGKNNIKYSLILFEGKHIIKKEILLKLFH